One part of the Arabidopsis thaliana chromosome 1 sequence genome encodes these proteins:
- a CDS encoding disease resistance protein (TIR-NBS-LRR class) — protein MMKTGAVVSNPRSRVKWDAFLSFQRDTSHNFTDRLYEALVKEELRVWNDDLERVDHDHDHELRPSLVEAIEDSVAFVVVLSPNYANSHLRLEELAKLCDLKCLMVPIFYKVEPREVKEQNGPFEKDFEEHSKRFGEEKIQRWKGAMTTVGNISGFICGAKTVGDDNEGINREKVDDMIDLVVKKVVAAVRNRPEIVADYTVGLESPIKDLMKLFNTESSSGIQVMGLYGMGGIGKTTLAKAFYNKIIVNFNRHRVFIESVRGKSSDQDGLVNLQKTLIKELFRLVPEIEDVSIGLEKIKENVHEKKIIVVLDDVDHIDQVNALVGETSWYGEGSLIVITTRDSEILSKLSVNQQYEVKCLTEPQALKLFSFYSLRKEKPPTQGLLELSKKIAEVTGLLPLAVKVFGSHFYDKDENEWQVELEKLKTQQDKLHGVLALSFKSLDEEEKKIFLDIACLFLKMDITKEEVVDILKGCGLNAEAALRVLIQKSLLTILTDDTLWMHDQIRDMGRQMVHKESSDDPEMRSRLWDRGEIMNVLDYMKGTSSIRGIVLDFNKKFARDHTADEIFSSNLRNNPGIYSVFNYLKNKLVRFPAEEKPKRSEITIPVESFAPMKKLRLLQINNVELEGDLKLLPSELKWIQWKGFPLENLPPDILSRQLGVLDLSESGVRRVKTLPRKRGDENLKVVNLRGCHGLEAIPDLSNHNALEKLVLERCNLLVKVPRSVGNLGKLLQLDLRRCSSLSEFLGDVSGLKCLEKFFLSGCSNLSVLPENIGSMPCLKELLLDGTAISNLPYSIFRLQKLEKLSLMGCRSIEELPSCVGYLTSLEDLYLDDTALRNLPSSIGDLKNLQKLHLMRCTSLSTIPETINKLMSLKELFINGSAVEELPIETGSLLCLTDLSAGDCKFLKQVPSSIGGLNSLLQLQLDSTPIEALPEEIGDLHFIRQLDLRNCKSLKALPKTIGKMDTLYSLNLVGSNIEELPEEFGKLENLVELRMNNCKMLKRLPKSFGDLKSLHRLYMQETLVAELPESFGNLSNLMVLEMLKKPLFRISESNVPGTSEEPRFVEVPNSFSKLLKLEELDACSWRISGKIPDDLEKLSCLMKLNLGNNYFHSLPSSLVKLSNLQELSLRDCRELKRLPPLPCKLEQLNLANCFSLESVSDLSELTILTDLNLTNCAKVVDIPGLEHLTALKRLYMTGCNSNYSLAVKKRLSKASLKMMRNLSLPGNRVPDWFSQGPVTFSAQPNRELRGVIIAVVVALNDETEDDDYQLPDVMEVQAQIHKLDHHKCTNTLHLSGVPRTNNDQLHICRYSAFHPLVTMLKDGYTIQVIKRNPPIKQGVELKMHGIHLVYEGDDDLEGRENTLPEAQQTVSQKLANFFSSFEEGEASAKGDSTVA, from the exons ATGATGAAGACCGGTGCTGTTGTTTCCAATCCACGTTCGAGGGTCAAGTGGGACGCATTCCTGAGTTTCCAAAGAGACACGAGCCACAATTTCACGGATCGTCTCTATGAAGCGCTTGTCAAGGAAGAGCTCCGGGTTTGGAACGATGATTTGGAACGTGTggatcatgatcatgatcatgagCTACGTCCAAGTCTCGTGGAGGCTATAGAGGACTCGGTGGCTTTTGTCGTCGTCTTATCCCCTAACTACGCTAACTCTCACCTGCGCCTCGAAGAATTAGCTAAGCTCTGCGATCTAAAATGTTTGATGGTACCGATCTTTTATAAGGTTGAACCACGGGAAGTTAAGGAACAGAACGGTCCTTTCGAAAAGGATTTTGAAGAGCATTCCAAAAGATTTGGCGAGGAGAAGATACAACGATGGAAGGGAGCTATGACTACGGTCGGAAATATCTCCGGATTCATTTGCGG AGCAAAGACTGTTGGAGATGACAATGAAGGcataaacagagagaaagtAGATGACATGATTGATCTGGTGGTGAAAAAGGTTGTAGCTGCTGTGAGGAATAGACCAGAGATAGTTGCAGACTACACTGTTGGTCTGGAATCACCTATAAAGGATTTGATGAAACTGTTCAACACTGAATCCAGTTCTGGCATCCAAGTCATGGGACTTTATGGTATGGGCGGTATTGGGAAGACTACCCTTGCAAAAGCCTTTTATAACAAGATCATTGTTAACTTCAACCGTCATCGAGTTTTCATCGAAAGCGTTAGGGGAAAATCGTCAGACCAAGATGGTTTAGTCAATCTACAAAAAACTCTCATCAAGGAACTTTTCCGTTTGGTACCTGAAATAGAGGATGTTAGCATAGGCCTggaaaagataaaagagaatgttcatgagaagaagattattGTGGTTTTGGATGATGTTGATCACATAGACCAGGTTAATGCGCTGGTTGGTGAAACAAGCTGGTATGGTGAAGGAAGTCTTATAGTCATCACTACCAGAGATTCTGAGATTCTGAGTAAGCTCTCAGTGAACCAACAGTATGAGGTCAAGTGCTTGACTGAACCGCAGGCGTTGAAGCTCTTTAGTTTTTATTCACTACGAAAAGAGAAACCACCAACACAGGGTTTATTGGAGTTGTCCAAGAAGATTGCCGAGGTGACGGGACTGTTGCCACTGGCTGTTAAAGTGTTTGGTTCTCATTTTTATGACAAGGACGAAAACGAATGGCAAGTTGAACTAGAGAAGCTGAAAACCCAACAAGACAAACTTCACGGTGTTCTGGCTCTGAGTTTCAAATCTttagacgaagaagaaaagaagatattcCTCGACATTGCATGTCTCTTTCTCAAAATGgatataacaaaagaagaagttgtcgACATACTGAAAGGATGTGGGTTAAACGCCGAGGCTGCTCTCCGTGTTCTTATACAGAAATCTCTCCTTACAATCTTGACAGACGACACTCTGTGGATGCATGATCAGATCAGAGACATGGGTAGGCAGATGGTTCATAAAGAAAGCAGCGATGATCCTGAGATGCGGAGTAGACTCTGGGATCGTGGTGAAATAATGAACGTATTGGACTATATGAAG GGAACATCATCCATTCGAGGAATCGTACTAGACTTTAATAAGAAGTTTGCGAGGGACCATACTGCAGATGAAATTTTCTCGAGTAATCTACGCAACAATCCGGGTATCTACTCTGTATTCAATTACCTGAAGAATAAGTTAGTAAGATTTCCAGCAGAGGAAAAGCCAAAAAGGTCTGAAATCACCATTCCCGTAGAATCTTTTGCACCAATGAAGAAGTTGAGACTTCTTCAGATTAATAACGTGGAACTGGAAGGAGATCTTAAACTTCTCCCATCTGAACTCAAGTGGATACAGTGGAAAGGTTTCCCATTAGAAAATCTCCCTCCGGATATTCTTTCTAGGCAACTTGGTGTTCTTGATCTTTCAGAGAGTGGAGTAAGACGAGTCAAGACTTTGCCCCGCAAAAGG GGGGATGAGAACTTGAAAGTTGTAAATTTGCGTGGTTGCCACGGCTTAGAAGCCATTCCTGATTTATCAAACCATAATGCACTAGAAAAGCTTGTTCTTGAGCGATGCAACCTTCTGGTGAAGGTTCCTAGATCAGTTGGTAATCTGGGAAAATTGCTTCAGCTGGACCTTAGAAGGTGCTCAAGTCTTTCTGAATTTCTTGGGGATGTTTCTGGACTGAAGTGTCTTGAAAAATTTTTCCTCTCTGGCTGTTCAAATCTGAGTGTGTTACCAGAAAACATTGGTTCCATGCCATGTTTGAaagagcttcttcttgatggaACTGCGATAAGTAACTTACCGTACTCTATTTTTCGCCTCCAAAAGCTTGAAAAGCTTAGTCTAATGGGTTGCAGGTCTATTGAAGAGCTACCTTCGTGTGTAGGATATTTGACATCGCTCGAAGATTTATATCTTGATGATACTGCATTGCGAAACCTTCCTAGTTCTATTGGAGATCTAAAAAATCTCCAGAAGCTGCATCTGATGCGCTGCACGTCCCTTTCTACGATTCCTGAGACTATAAATAAGCTCATGTCATTGAAGGAATTATTCATCAATGGAAGCGCGGTGGAGGAGCTACCTATAGAAACCGGCTCACTCCTATGTTTGACTGACCTCTCTGCAGGAGATTGCAAATTTCTGAAACAGGTTCCGAGTTCAATTGGTGGATTAAATTCTCTTCTCCAACTTCAGTTGGATAGCACCCCAATTGAAGCTCTACCAGAAGAGATTGGAGACTTGCACTTTATTCGACAACTTGACTTGAGAAACTGCAAATCTCTGAAGGCTCTGCCTAAAACAATCGGAAAGATGGACACACTCTATAGCTTAAACCTTGTAGGCTCTAACATTGAGGAACTGCCGGAAGAATTTGGCAAGCTGGAAAACCTAGTTGAACTGCGAATGAACAACTGTAAAATGCTCAAACGGCTTCCTAAATCGTTTGGAGACTTGAAATCTCTTCACCGTCTGTACATGCAGGAAACTTTGGTCGCGGAGTTGCCAGAAAGTTTCGGAAACCTCTCAAATTTAATGGTACTGGAAATGCTGAAGAAGCCTCTTTTTAGAATTTCTGAGAGTAATGTTCCAGGTACAAGCGAAGAACCTCGTTTTGTAGAAGTACCAAACTCTTTCTCAAAGCTCTTGAAGCTTGAGGAACTAGATGCTTGCAGCTGGAGAATATCGGGTAAAATCCCTGATGATCTTGAGAAGCTTTCGTGTTTGATGAAACTGAATCTGGggaataattattttcatagtCTTCCGTCTAGCCTCGTAAAGTTATCAAATCTCCAAGAACTTTCATTACGTGACTGCCGAGAGCTCAAGCGTCTTCCCCCTCTTCCATGTAAACTGGAGCAGCTAAACCTAGCAAACTGTTTCTCATTGGAGAGTGTATCCGACCTTTCAGAGTTAACGATCTTGACGGATCTCAATCTCACAAACTGTGCGAAAGTGGTTGATATTCCAGGCCTAGAGCACTTGACGGCTCTGAAAAGATTATACATGACCGGATGTAACTCCAACTACTCCCTTGCAGTAAAGAAAAGACTTTCCAAG GCTTCTTTGAAGATGATGCGGAATCTGAGCTTGCCTGGAAACAGGGTCCCGGACTGGTTCTCGCAAGGCCCTGTCACATTCTCAGCTCAACCGAACAGAGAGCTCAGAGGTGTAATCATTGCTGTTGTTGTGGCTCTTAATGATGAAACCGAAGATGACGACTATCAGCTGCCTGATGTGATGGAGGTTCAAGCCCAAATTCATAAACTTGATCATCACAAATGCACCAACACATTGCATCTCTCCGGAGTGCCTAGAACAAATAACGATCAGCTTCACATCTGCCGATACTCAGCTTTTCACCCACTGGTTACGATGTTGAAAGACGGGTACACCATACAGGTGATCAAACGAAACCCACCAATCAAACAAGGCGTTGAGCTAAAGATGCATGGCATTCATCTCGTTTACGAGGGGGATGATGATTTGGAAGGCAGAGAAAATACATTACCCGAGGCTCAACAAACCGTTTCTCAGAAACTTGCCAATTTTTTCAGCTCGTTTGAAGAAGGTGAAGCCAGCGCAAAAGGTGATTCCACTGTTGCATGA
- a CDS encoding disease resistance protein (TIR-NBS-LRR class) codes for MMKTGAVVSNPRSRVKWDAFLSFQRDTSHNFTDRLYEALVKEELRVWNDDLERVDHDHDHELRPSLVEAIEDSVAFVVVLSPNYANSHLRLEELAKLCDLKCLMVPIFYKVEPREVKEQNGPFEKDFEEHSKRFGEEKIQRWKGAMTTVGNISGFICGAKTVGDDNEGINREKVDDMIDLVVKKVVAAVRNRPEIVADYTVGLESPIKDLMKLFNTESSSGIQVMGLYGMGGIGKTTLAKAFYNKIIVNFNRHRVFIESVRGKSSDQDGLVNLQKTLIKELFRLVPEIEDVSIGLEKIKENVHEKKIIVVLDDVDHIDQVNALVGETSWYGEGSLIVITTRDSEILSKLSVNQQYEVKCLTEPQALKLFSFYSLRKEKPPTQGLLELSKKIAEVTGLLPLAVKVFGSHFYDKDENEWQVELEKLKTQQDKLHGVLALSFKSLDEEEKKIFLDIACLFLKMDITKEEVVDILKGCGLNAEAALRVLIQKSLLTILTDDTLWMHDQIRDMGRQMVHKESSDDPEMRSRLWDRGEIMNVLDYMKGTSSIRGIVLDFNKKFARDHTADEIFSSNLRNNPGIYSVFNYLKNKLVRFPAEEKPKRSEITIPVESFAPMKKLRLLQINNVELEGDLKLLPSELKWIQWKGFPLENLPPDILSRQLGVLDLSESGVRRVKTLPRKRGDENLKVVNLRGCHGLEAIPDLSNHNALEKLVLERCNLLVKVPRSVGNLGKLLQLDLRRCSSLSEFLGDVSGLKCLEKFFLSGCSNLSVLPENIGSMPCLKELLLDGTAISNLPYSIFRLQKLEKLSLMGCRSIEELPSCVGYLTSLEDLYLDDTALRNLPSSIGDLKNLQKLHLMRCTSLSTIPETINKLMSLKELFINGSAVEELPIETGSLLCLTDLSAGDCKFLKQVPSSIGGLNSLLQLQLDSTPIEALPEEIGDLHFIRQLDLRNCKSLKALPKTIGKMDTLYSLNLVGSNIEELPEEFGKLENLVELRMNNCKMLKRLPKSFGDLKSLHRLYMQETLVAELPESFGNLSNLMVLEMLKKPLFRISESNVPGTSEEPRFVEVPNSFSKLLKLEELDACSWRISAS; via the exons ATGATGAAGACCGGTGCTGTTGTTTCCAATCCACGTTCGAGGGTCAAGTGGGACGCATTCCTGAGTTTCCAAAGAGACACGAGCCACAATTTCACGGATCGTCTCTATGAAGCGCTTGTCAAGGAAGAGCTCCGGGTTTGGAACGATGATTTGGAACGTGTggatcatgatcatgatcatgagCTACGTCCAAGTCTCGTGGAGGCTATAGAGGACTCGGTGGCTTTTGTCGTCGTCTTATCCCCTAACTACGCTAACTCTCACCTGCGCCTCGAAGAATTAGCTAAGCTCTGCGATCTAAAATGTTTGATGGTACCGATCTTTTATAAGGTTGAACCACGGGAAGTTAAGGAACAGAACGGTCCTTTCGAAAAGGATTTTGAAGAGCATTCCAAAAGATTTGGCGAGGAGAAGATACAACGATGGAAGGGAGCTATGACTACGGTCGGAAATATCTCCGGATTCATTTGCGG AGCAAAGACTGTTGGAGATGACAATGAAGGcataaacagagagaaagtAGATGACATGATTGATCTGGTGGTGAAAAAGGTTGTAGCTGCTGTGAGGAATAGACCAGAGATAGTTGCAGACTACACTGTTGGTCTGGAATCACCTATAAAGGATTTGATGAAACTGTTCAACACTGAATCCAGTTCTGGCATCCAAGTCATGGGACTTTATGGTATGGGCGGTATTGGGAAGACTACCCTTGCAAAAGCCTTTTATAACAAGATCATTGTTAACTTCAACCGTCATCGAGTTTTCATCGAAAGCGTTAGGGGAAAATCGTCAGACCAAGATGGTTTAGTCAATCTACAAAAAACTCTCATCAAGGAACTTTTCCGTTTGGTACCTGAAATAGAGGATGTTAGCATAGGCCTggaaaagataaaagagaatgttcatgagaagaagattattGTGGTTTTGGATGATGTTGATCACATAGACCAGGTTAATGCGCTGGTTGGTGAAACAAGCTGGTATGGTGAAGGAAGTCTTATAGTCATCACTACCAGAGATTCTGAGATTCTGAGTAAGCTCTCAGTGAACCAACAGTATGAGGTCAAGTGCTTGACTGAACCGCAGGCGTTGAAGCTCTTTAGTTTTTATTCACTACGAAAAGAGAAACCACCAACACAGGGTTTATTGGAGTTGTCCAAGAAGATTGCCGAGGTGACGGGACTGTTGCCACTGGCTGTTAAAGTGTTTGGTTCTCATTTTTATGACAAGGACGAAAACGAATGGCAAGTTGAACTAGAGAAGCTGAAAACCCAACAAGACAAACTTCACGGTGTTCTGGCTCTGAGTTTCAAATCTttagacgaagaagaaaagaagatattcCTCGACATTGCATGTCTCTTTCTCAAAATGgatataacaaaagaagaagttgtcgACATACTGAAAGGATGTGGGTTAAACGCCGAGGCTGCTCTCCGTGTTCTTATACAGAAATCTCTCCTTACAATCTTGACAGACGACACTCTGTGGATGCATGATCAGATCAGAGACATGGGTAGGCAGATGGTTCATAAAGAAAGCAGCGATGATCCTGAGATGCGGAGTAGACTCTGGGATCGTGGTGAAATAATGAACGTATTGGACTATATGAAG GGAACATCATCCATTCGAGGAATCGTACTAGACTTTAATAAGAAGTTTGCGAGGGACCATACTGCAGATGAAATTTTCTCGAGTAATCTACGCAACAATCCGGGTATCTACTCTGTATTCAATTACCTGAAGAATAAGTTAGTAAGATTTCCAGCAGAGGAAAAGCCAAAAAGGTCTGAAATCACCATTCCCGTAGAATCTTTTGCACCAATGAAGAAGTTGAGACTTCTTCAGATTAATAACGTGGAACTGGAAGGAGATCTTAAACTTCTCCCATCTGAACTCAAGTGGATACAGTGGAAAGGTTTCCCATTAGAAAATCTCCCTCCGGATATTCTTTCTAGGCAACTTGGTGTTCTTGATCTTTCAGAGAGTGGAGTAAGACGAGTCAAGACTTTGCCCCGCAAAAGG GGGGATGAGAACTTGAAAGTTGTAAATTTGCGTGGTTGCCACGGCTTAGAAGCCATTCCTGATTTATCAAACCATAATGCACTAGAAAAGCTTGTTCTTGAGCGATGCAACCTTCTGGTGAAGGTTCCTAGATCAGTTGGTAATCTGGGAAAATTGCTTCAGCTGGACCTTAGAAGGTGCTCAAGTCTTTCTGAATTTCTTGGGGATGTTTCTGGACTGAAGTGTCTTGAAAAATTTTTCCTCTCTGGCTGTTCAAATCTGAGTGTGTTACCAGAAAACATTGGTTCCATGCCATGTTTGAaagagcttcttcttgatggaACTGCGATAAGTAACTTACCGTACTCTATTTTTCGCCTCCAAAAGCTTGAAAAGCTTAGTCTAATGGGTTGCAGGTCTATTGAAGAGCTACCTTCGTGTGTAGGATATTTGACATCGCTCGAAGATTTATATCTTGATGATACTGCATTGCGAAACCTTCCTAGTTCTATTGGAGATCTAAAAAATCTCCAGAAGCTGCATCTGATGCGCTGCACGTCCCTTTCTACGATTCCTGAGACTATAAATAAGCTCATGTCATTGAAGGAATTATTCATCAATGGAAGCGCGGTGGAGGAGCTACCTATAGAAACCGGCTCACTCCTATGTTTGACTGACCTCTCTGCAGGAGATTGCAAATTTCTGAAACAGGTTCCGAGTTCAATTGGTGGATTAAATTCTCTTCTCCAACTTCAGTTGGATAGCACCCCAATTGAAGCTCTACCAGAAGAGATTGGAGACTTGCACTTTATTCGACAACTTGACTTGAGAAACTGCAAATCTCTGAAGGCTCTGCCTAAAACAATCGGAAAGATGGACACACTCTATAGCTTAAACCTTGTAGGCTCTAACATTGAGGAACTGCCGGAAGAATTTGGCAAGCTGGAAAACCTAGTTGAACTGCGAATGAACAACTGTAAAATGCTCAAACGGCTTCCTAAATCGTTTGGAGACTTGAAATCTCTTCACCGTCTGTACATGCAGGAAACTTTGGTCGCGGAGTTGCCAGAAAGTTTCGGAAACCTCTCAAATTTAATGGTACTGGAAATGCTGAAGAAGCCTCTTTTTAGAATTTCTGAGAGTAATGTTCCAGGTACAAGCGAAGAACCTCGTTTTGTAGAAGTACCAAACTCTTTCTCAAAGCTCTTGAAGCTTGAGGAACTAGATGCTTGCAGCTGGAGAATATCGG CCTCGTAA